The window ctttaaaaaaataatcatttaaggGATCCttaacaaaaatgtttatttatattatgcATTTATGTAAAAAGACAAGTCGCTAATATATCATAATCTGATTTTTTTACTCCCACATGTCAATATTAGCCTCAAAAATCCATTATCAGTTTGTTTATTCTAAAAGGTCCTGACCATGAATGAAAGACAAACATCTGACACATTAAACTCGACCAGTTTCAGTCAACGACTCTGTTACAGAGCACCATTGTTTACCTGGATGGGGTCGATGGATTCCGTTGAGGGTCTAGGATCTGGCGTGTGTGCGGTCTGATACATGGGAGGCGGTGTTGGGGAGACGATAGGGACCTGAAAATGGAGAGGAAAGATGAAACatgttctctttttaaaaatgcttattCGTGGCTACACAATCAGTAATGTGTGTATTAGGCTTGGGCAgtatctctttttttccatacCTTCCTGACATTTCACCAGGATATGGTATATGGCggtatttgtgtaaaaaataaacaaaaataaaaacaaaaacataaaagctgAGTTGCTGGTTATAGAAGTCATTGTAGCACGTATGACATTGTCTAGCCTACAATATTGGGTGTCTAATAGAGCTGCCGTGGTattgattttttctttattgcacAAACTAACAAACCATTTAAACTGTCATGGTAGCTGccataaaaaaatgttttttaatctgagattttttaaaataattggttCCTAATTACCATAATGGCCTGAATATAAGCTGACCTTGATTATAAGATGACCCCGCCTGTAACGATACTGTTTctagaaaaatactttttgaatataactgacATCATAGTACAgttatacactcacacactctcctaccaGGCTCTTGGGAGCAGTCAAAAAAAGTTTTCTCCGGCAGTTAGCATTTTGTAAGTCTGACTGTTTATCTTCTTGAGCTTCTTATCATCTgtcacagtggtatttggcaacTTGACattgtttctgcagtaaagacgTCTAAAAGACACTTTGgacttgttttcattcatcatgaatttatgtcctctgtggcagaaaaacactttaCACGAGCCTTCAGAGACTCCTGCAGTAAACTGGACCAATGAAACACTTTTAATGTTTAACTAACACACTAACcatacacagactttaaaagaCACTTGCTAACCTAGCAACATTaaagctacaaacaacccataatgcaacactctgtgtAGGAGTCGGTTTTACACTAGtaattcaaaaagaatatctgatgttgtgaacatgtatTTGTCAAGAGGTATGTCTGTATTTTTGACAGCACTGAACATTATACCTGATACCCTGATATACCCTAATATCTTGATACCGCCCAAGCCTAGTGTGTAGGATCACTTACTTGTGTGGGCTCAGGTTGGACAGGAACAGTGTTGGGTTGCGATAGCCGGGACTCTGGATGAACTAAAAAGATTATAATATTACACTTTAAATCAACAAGAAGTCTCACTGTAGCTTTCAACTGTCATATTTACACATCACATGGCATCCGAACagagtttctctttttaaagcCCACCTGGAGGACACACCATCTGTGGTAAGTCCATGTTCTGAGCAGGTTTCATGGGCTGGGCTGATACGATGGCTGGGTCAATAGGCTGTCCGTCAAACTCCAGCATGGAGTCCTGAAAACAGAGAAGTTATTGGCGGCGTGCTAAACATCGATAGTCAACAATCATCTCTGGCACAAAGTCCTCACCTGCATGAAGTTGTACGTTCCCTGCATCTGTGCCATTAAGTCCTGCACAACCTGCTTTCTGACCATGGGGTCAGTAGGCGGTACAGGAGACGCTAAGTTCAAGGGGTGGGTCTCCAGGGCAACAGGGGGAGGGGTAGGCTGCacaggctgctgctgcatggCATTAACTGCCTGAGAGTGAAACACAGAACAGGTGAATgaaaaacatgcacaaaaatatgaaataatgctTATTAGATGCTACCTGTGGCTTTACATTCAGATCATGGATTGTATAAAAAATGAGATAACATTTTGTATATGTCCATTAGTCAGAGTGAAATTTTTCTCGCACATGTGAGTAACAATCTGGCGAGTGTGACAGAACAAAAAACTCCTGTAGAGTGATCATGAAGGATCATAGGTTGGAGACCAAGCACCTGTATAACAGCCCTCAGGGCAGAAAGGAACTGCATATAGAGCAGTGGCTGTAAAAAATATTTAGCACTCCCCCACTATCTTCATCAGTCTTATCAGCTCTCCGACTGCTGCCATCACAACTCTCACTTGCAAAGTTATGCCAATCTGATCAAAAAACATTCCAATTATGGTCAACTGGATAGAACATCTGATAAAACAACGATCTGATATGAACTAGTGACAGATCTAACCACTAACATTATATAACCCGTTTTAACGACGTGCTGTAAAGAGAAAGACATAAATGTGTCATGTGATAACAGTAGCTGTTTAATGTTACATCGCAAACAGCTCATTGTTTTAAGAGCAGGCCACAATAATGACAGCAACACGTTTCATTAATGTTACTGGACATTACATAAAGCAATAATGTCTAACATGCACCCAATATCAActgagaaaatgactttctccTGTTTGCAGTCGACTTCCAAATAGTTTCCACTAAAATACTGAACTATAAGGTAGTCATTGCAAACGCTGCTCTCTAATGCTCAGTCCTCATCAACATGGAAATGTACAAATATGGCCAAAGATGGACGGAAAgacttgaaataaataaataaataaataaataaataatagtaatgGATTTATTTCCGAGCttaaacacagataaaagaaaaaaaaattaggtcAATGTGCCCCAGGTTGCTTTAATAATGCAAAACAAGTTCAAAATCAGAAGGACTAGCAGAGTTATTagccacaaaaaaagaaaaaagtaatctcattcccaaaaaacaaaaacaaaacaacaacaaaaagatctCTGCAGCATACCTCTGTTTCCGTGGTCCACTCATCCCCCTGCTCCttttcactgctgctgtatGTGCCGTCTGGAATGAACTGTCTGTTTACAAACTggaggaaaaaagcaaacatcagcatagggtaaaaaaaaaaaaaaaaaaaaaaaagaggataaatAATCAGCCCCAAGACTTCACTGGCAAGAGGAACATTAATCTAACCTCTGTTGTTTCCACCGCAATGGGCTCTGTGAACTCCTCAATAATTTCAgtttctgtaaaagaaaaaaaaaaaaatcaatttagaGAATGCGGTGCTGATGTCTTCACTGCTTGattacataaacattttaaaaatagattgTTTCATTTAGCATAACTTCATATAAAGATGATGACCTGGATCAACAGTCTGCTCTTCTGCTTCTGACGATTCAGctactgatgctgctgctgctgcagcagcggctgctgctgatgctgctgctgccgctgccgccgccgccgccgctgctgctgcggctggctcttcctcctcttcctcctcacacacTCCGTTTTGGTGAGACGGTACCCGGTCGAAGTACCCGCTCAGCAAAACCTGGTCCAAAGTCTCTTTCAGTGCCTTGTCTATCAGAGAAACAACAGTCATCAATTTACTGAAAAGTCAAATCATGAGAGCAAAAATCCAATAATCACATTTATAAAGTTACAATAATCAAACCgttattttgtgatatttatcATTAAGGATGGATCAGGGTGGAGAGAAACATAGATTTTATACCGTAGCTCACAAAGTAGGTATGTACTTTTAGAAGTGAAGGTACCACACACATAGAACGAAAACTAAACAGTTAATGTCCATCCCATCTACTAACATGCCAACATGcaccacacctctgcacaaTGTTGGCACCGTATTAAGTCCAATGGCACCGATGCCCTTCCCTTTGTCTGAGTTTCTGGAATGTTGTACATTCATTATGTCACATCTATCCCTATTTAATCACCTGTTGTTTGTCTTGCtccaattaaaaaaagaaaaagaagtgaagatACTCACTCTAAAAAGTACTTCACTtataattatgaaataatattCAACCACTCGCTTATCAGGATGATAATTATAAGCACAGTGATACCAGCTGTATACTACAAACATAATCTCAACTGCTGTGATTTTAGTCTGATGTGATGCCGCTGGCAGATATAAGTATGCACAGCttaaaaaagtcaataaaaaagaaaaatgattatgcagctttgattaaaaaatgtgatattcaatcatattcatcattttttaagcaaaaatgccaaactttaACTAGttccagattctcaaatgtCTTTCATAagtcacacaaaacaagcatCTTAAATATGTCATCTTGGTCTCAGGGATAgacattttttcctgttttctgactttttatagaCCAGCCAATTGAGAAAATACCTGGCAGAccaattgaaaatgaaaatagttgttacTTGCAGCacttacaaaaaacaacaaaccaaaataaaacaggtttGTCCTTAAAGTGGTAAAGGTCTAGGATAGTAAAAATCATGTAACATTGTTGCCCAGATGCAGGTGTGACGAGGAACTGGGAAGAATGAATGAGGTCATGTGATAACTCCAACAAGTTCAACCAGCCACCTGCACACACTGCGGCAATCAGAGCCAATTCAGATCTTATTTTGGGTTCTAAACTCACCATTTTTCTTGGGCAACATCACATTTAGTTTAAGTTTACTTTCAGCTTGATGCCAAATTGTCACAGTGACATGATGTGTGTGAAGTAAAGTTCCTGGCATCGTTATCAAGAatcaatgattaaaaaaaaaacaaaacaaaacaaaaaaaacccaacaagcTCTGACAGTGGCTAAAGTTTCTCAAGTTTTTGACTGATTAGTTAGCTACTACAATAACCATGACTTGTAATTCATCAGAAAAGCCCCTTAAGCTAGTTCAGGCATTTCCACTTTTGGCTCTTCAGGCAAAGCAGGTCACTGTTATTTCCTTTACTGCCTTGTGCCTCAGGCCAAGAAGTCTGCTGCTGCCTGAATAAATATCACCCTGAGTCACCACATGGGCCTTCATCACTGAGGTGAAAGGGTTGGCTGGTGTCACTACACTGAACTGGGTCACCAGTATCCTAATGTGGCTCCAGAGATCTGACCAGTGGAACCACAGGCGACAGGGCCACTGGCACCCTGCCCCGCTGCTGAGTCAGGATAAGCCCACAGCGCTCAGCCCCCAAGCAGAATGCAGCAGTGCGAGCCCGAGGCCAGACCGCTGAGAATGCAGTACGCCAATATCCCCAAGCCCTGATTATTCACATCACAGCACTGCCCACATGCTGCATTAACAAAACACAATGCACATTCTACATTAACATATTAAGAATGGTTTAAGGCCAACAATACATGACAAGAGGGtattgtttacagtgttttccATGTCCATCTACATACCTTGGCAGTTCTCAAAAGTATTTGATAAATTACTTGTGGCTAACTTGAACATGATAAAAAGCTTGCTGATGAATGCTGTGTCACCATCCATCTGATAAAATGTCCTGCCAACAATTCACACCACCAGCTGGGCATTTAaataaaaccagtttgtctTGAATAATTAATCCCCTTTTATCTAAACTTACATTCTGCTATTAATTGCagtaaagctgcaactaattattgtTTACAATACTGAATAacctgatgattattttcttaatcaaCCGGTTAATTGTTGGTCTATGAAAcgtcagaaaacagaaaaaaaaaaagcccattgCAGTTTCAAAGAGCCGAAGTTAATATCAATTGCTTTTTGTCTGACTTAAAGTCCGAAACTCAAGATCATAGAAGACTaataaaaccagcaaatattcacatatgaCAAGTCAGATCAATTGAATTTTTGGCACtcttgcttgaaaaattacttacaATAATCATCATAATAGTTGTGgataaattttctgttgattaatgcGGCTGATTGTTTCAGCTGTGAATTGCAGCTTGTACTGAAAATACTTCAGCCAAACTGGGACCTAAACCAAAAGAATATTGAGTTCTACTGCTTGAAACCATTTTTTAAGCTCAAAATTACATATGACTTACATGTTGTTCCAACCACAGCCTTGTCCTTCCCTTCCAGTAGATCCCAGAGGTGTACAGATGCTTCTTCATACTGGTCAACCAACCTGCGAGTATTAAGATAAGTTCAATCGATCCCCTTATtcaagaaagaaacagaagaagtcCTTTTCATCTAAAACAAATCGATCCAGATGTTAATCTTGTAAACCAACCTGACATTTTGGTCACGGTCTGGTCCAACCAACTTGTAGAACTCATCGAAAGCTGTGAGGTCTGCATCTGTGAGCAGCGGTGAGCCTCCGAGTCCCTGCTTCAGGTCCTGCCGCACGGTGTCATCTCCCAGTCGGTCCAAGAGGAACTGCAGCTCCAGAACTGTCTTCAGcctcctctgctctgcctcCTCCCGCTGCAGCTGCTCCCTCCGTGCAGACTTCTTCACCACCTTCTGGATCTGATGGTAATACACAGGGGCCACATAGAGTCACATTAATACAAATTACCAAAAGCCTgagggaactttttttttttttttttttttttttttttaaaaaagagtcaTCCTTACATCTTGTCCAAGTCCAATAAATGTCTTCTGCAACTCCCGGGCAAATTCCAAGTTATTTATGATTTCCTGGTATTTGAAGAGGGCCTCCTAGAAAGACAAGTGGTTCAAAGACATTTCAGACAGAGATTTTCACACattgaaaataatcaacaaaggattatttgtgtttatgtacaaAGTGATGAATGCCTGTGTACCCACCAGCTGGTCCTGATTGAGGCGCTCCCCTTTGTCCTTCCTGACTTGATAATCATCCAGTTTACTCTGCAATAGAACATCCAGGATGCAGTTAAAAGCTTCAACATTTTGATACATTAACCAGGTAAGTGTTTGTTGTCTTAGGTTTTATTAGTGCACTTAAGCTATGGATTGGTCACTCGTGCTTTACGTTAACAAAGATGCaggaacatgtttttatcaGAAAGGAACTGTTTATGAAATGTTTATCTGCCATATTTACCTTTTTCTTCTCCATGTTGCGGGCCTTCTTGTCAATGACACACAGCACTTGCTTCAAGACTTCGGACTGTCCACCGAGTGCAAAATTGCCCATTGACCCTGGAGCGGATCCCACATCTGGGCTGGCAGACTGCACTGTCCTGTTTGCATTCATCGCTGAGGGCATCTGGAAATTCAAGTGTGAAAGGTCAATTTCTTCTAGTAACAATGACACacttttaaatcaataaatgttGCATAACGGCCACTGATTAGAGCTTcaactactgattattttcatcatcagttaaCTTGCCAAGACTTTtctcaacaacaacagtcacaaGAAAGTGAAAGTCCATCAGTTTCCCAGAGTCCGAGGTGACAACCGACAGCCCACAACTGAGAGGGTATTCAGTTCACAATATGAGACAAATCCACACACCGAAGAAGGTTGGCTCAAGCATTTTGTTTGATAAGCAACTTTAATCATTatattgattatcaaaattgttggcaattaattttcttgtgatcaactaatcaactaacaGTTTCAGCACTATATCcgcaaatattcacatctaaGAACATGGGACCAGTaaaagtttggcatttttgcttaaactATGACTCAAACAGTTAATTATTTACCaaaactgtcaatcaactaGTCAACTTATCATTTCAACTTTACATAAGGTAAAGGTGTCAGACTGCATGATAACAGTGTACATAAATAGATACACTGATGTCACAGGGATCAAATATCATAGagattaaagatcccctctagacatgacaatttgtgtctgatatacCTTTCcgcacacaaaaaaagttaaattaccactttaaaatgacatctactccttctccaaATTTAAATTTCAGAATCTAAACATATGCAAATATACGTCATCTTAGAATTTAAGTActagacacaagatgtctcctacttcactgtaaagtccattctcagtgtttatgcactggaggcttcaaatttCCACCTCCCACTTgggtaagttgaatattggaccagaattggcttccaaactagctgtgatgtcacaaatcaggCTCGTAGGCCCACcctttaaaatctgattttcaatgaaCACAGAAACTTCCCACTTTAGGCagttgaatgtgaaaacaaccttctagtgtTAAACTCTGCACGTACATGACTCTGCACAGGAAGCTCAAACAAGTGACAAGAAGAAAACCGAGAGAAGAGTGGGACTTTAACTATGTATCGATAGGTGAATAGTGTATGAGGTTAATCGGGGTAACTGTAGATGGTACAGTGGGGATTTTTAGCTCACGCATAGCAGAACAGTACAGCTATGCATTACAGGTGGTGTATCATTGATGTAAACTAACTGTAAACGACACATGGAGACGAGGTATAGCTTCGCAACAAAATCAGAATACCAGTCTGGCTATTTCCTTGAGCCTGGCTAACTTTAGTTCAAGCTGAAGAGAGAAATCCTgtattttctcccttttttctttctatagCTTTTAATACAACACCTGTGTCTTAAGCTGCCGGCTCTGTGGCCCGGTGCTCTCTGGTGTTTTATCTCTGAGGTTAGGGTAAAATGGCCCTGGCCGCACTGCCGTTAGCACAGTCACTTTAGCATCCCTCGCAAACTGCTAGCTTGCTCGTCTGGCGCGTGCTAGCCAGCAGCCGGTCGGGAGCCTCAGTTACCTTTGTAGCAGGACTCCGTGTTTCACCCACCTTGATGTTATATATCCACAGGGGAGCTTGCTAACGAAATGTACGAAACGGccaagttgttgttgttgttgctgttgttgttgttgtgttgctttattttgtgtttctctctttctcgaGTGTGGGATCCGCCCCGCCGGCCTCACCGACAACTGAGACGGTGCGAGAGACGGAGGAACTCTTTATAAAGGCGCAGGTCCTTTTTTAGCTGTCGAAGACATGCCTGTctaaataaagtataaaaacaaaccttaataaagctttatttttattagtaacgtcattttacatttaacacacatacattagTTTTACTGTTTAATAATTGGCTAATATTGCAacaattatacatttaaagttactacttaTGTGCAGGCAAAATTGTGCATAGCCTCTTGGCAGA is drawn from Thunnus thynnus chromosome 5, fThuThy2.1, whole genome shotgun sequence and contains these coding sequences:
- the caprin1b gene encoding caprin-1b isoform X1, whose protein sequence is MPSAMNANRTVQSASPDVGSAPGSMGNFALGGQSEVLKQVLCVIDKKARNMEKKKSKLDDYQVRKDKGERLNQDQLEALFKYQEIINNLEFARELQKTFIGLGQDIQKVVKKSARREQLQREEAEQRRLKTVLELQFLLDRLGDDTVRQDLKQGLGGSPLLTDADLTAFDEFYKLVGPDRDQNVRLVDQYEEASVHLWDLLEGKDKAVVGTTYKALKETLDQVLLSGYFDRVPSHQNGVCEEEEEEEPAAAAAAAAAAAAAAASAAAAAAAAAASVAESSEAEEQTVDPETEIIEEFTEPIAVETTEFVNRQFIPDGTYSSSEKEQGDEWTTETEAVNAMQQQPVQPTPPPVALETHPLNLASPVPPTDPMVRKQVVQDLMAQMQGTYNFMQDSMLEFDGQPIDPAIVSAQPMKPAQNMDLPQMVCPPVHPESRLSQPNTVPVQPEPTQVPIVSPTPPPMYQTAHTPDPRPSTESIDPIQTSMSLSSEQPPPSTALPPASQTQVFQPVSKAPHSSGINVNAAPFQSMQTVFNLNAPVPPANETEALNQASQYQNSYNQAFSSQSQHPVEQTEMQSEQLQSVVGAFHSQDQSGGHPQPTQQGPGFARQTQSFYNSRGMSRGGPRNARGMINGYRGSSNGFRGGYDGYRPPFANTPNSGYGQTQFNTPRDYSNGNYQRDGYQQNYKRGAGQGPRGVSRGSTQAMRS
- the caprin1b gene encoding caprin-1b isoform X2, producing the protein MPSAMNANRTVQSASPDVGSAPGSMGNFALGGQSEVLKQVLCVIDKKARNMEKKKSKLDDYQVRKDKGERLNQDQLEALFKYQEIINNLEFARELQKTFIGLGQDIQKVVKKSARREQLQREEAEQRRLKTVLELQFLLDRLGDDTVRQDLKQGLGGSPLLTDADLTAFDEFYKLVGPDRDQNVRLVDQYEEASVHLWDLLEGKDKAVVGTTYKALKETLDQVLLSGYFDRVPSHQNGVCEEEEEEEPAAAAAAAAAAAAAAASAAAAAAAAAASVAESSEAEEQTVDPETEIIEEFTEPIAVETTEFVNRQFIPDGTYSSSEKEQGDEWTTETEAVNAMQQQPVQPTPPPVALETHPLNLASPVPPTDPMVRKQVVQDLMAQMQGTYNFMQDSMLEFDGQPIDPAIVSAQPMKPAQNMDLPQMVCPPVHPESRLSQPNTVPVQPEPTQVPIVSPTPPPMYQTAHTPDPRPSTESIDPIQTSMSLSSEQPPPSTALPPASQTQVFQPVSKAPHSSGINVNAAPFQSMQTVFNLNAPVPPANETEALNQASQYQNSYNQAFSSQSQHPVEQTEMQSEQLQSVGAFHSQDQSGGHPQPTQQGPGFARQTQSFYNSRGMSRGGPRNARGMINGYRGSSNGFRGGYDGYRPPFANTPNSGYGQTQFNTPRDYSNGNYQRDGYQQNYKRGAGQGPRGVSRGSTQAMRS